A genomic segment from Nicotiana tabacum cultivar K326 chromosome 7, ASM71507v2, whole genome shotgun sequence encodes:
- the LOC107790487 gene encoding cinnamoyl-CoA reductase 1-like has protein sequence MANEKPPVCVTGANGFIGSWVVQTLLDRGYTIIHAAIFPGSDPSHLYSLAGASNAGIRLLVYEVNILDADAVARAIEGCAGGGVFHVASPCTLEDPVDPQKELVEPAVQGTINVLTAAKRFNVRRVVLTSSISAIVPNPGWPENKVFDESSWTDLDYCTSRQKWYPVSKTLAEKAAWEFAEKNRLDVVAINPATCLGQLLQPGLNASCAVLQQLLQGSTDTQEYHWLGAVHVKDVAKAQILLFESPHASGRHLCTNGIYQFGDFAERVSKLYPEFPIHRFAGETQPGLVGCEDAAKRLIDLGLTFTPVEDAVRDTVDSLKAKGFLKQQQN, from the exons ATGGCAAACGAAAAACCACCAGTTTGCGTCACTGGAGCCAACGGATTCATTGGTTCATGGGTGGTTCAGACGCTCTTGGACCGTGGCTACACCATCATCCACGCCGCCATCTTCCCCGGTTCCGATCCTTCTCACCTCTACTCTCTCGCCGGCGCGTCTAACGCCGGAATCCGCCTATTGGTGTACGAAGTTAATATACTTGACGCCGACGCAGTTGCCAGAGCAATTGAGGGATGTGCCGGCGGGGGAGTTTTCCACGTGGCGTCGCCGTGTACGCTGGAGGACCCCGTGGACCCGCAGAAGGAGCTGGTGGAGCCGGCTGTACAGGGTACTATCAACGTGCTCACGGCGGCGAAGAGGTTTAATGTTCGGCGCGTGGTGCTCACTTCCTCAATCTCCGCCATCGTGCCTAATCCTGGTTGGCCGGAAAATAAGGTCTTCGATGAGTCGTCATGGACTGATCTTGACTATTGCACGTCTCGCCAG AAATGGTACCCAGTCTCAAAGACACTTGCTGAGAAGGCTGCATGGGAATTTGCTGAGAAGAATAGACTGGATGTGGTAGCAATTAATCCAGCTACATGTCTTGGCCAACTCTTGCAACCTGGACTGAATGCAAGCTGCGCTGTTTTGCAACAGCTGCTTCAGGGATCAACAGACACTCAAGAGTATCATTGGTTGGGGGCTGTGCACGTCAAAGATGTGGCGAAGGCACAGATTTTGTTGTTCGAGTCCCCTCATGCTTCTGGAAGACACCTGTGTACCAATGGCATTTACCAGTTCGGTGATTTTGCTGAAAGAGTCTCGAAACTTTACCCTGAATTCCCTATCCACAG GTTCGCAGGCGAAACCCAGCCAGGCTTGGTGGGTTGCGAAGATGCTGCTAAAAGATTGATTGATTTGGGACTAACTTTCACCCCAGTTGAAGATGCTGTTCGGGACACAGTGGATAGCCTTAAAGCCAAAGGCTTCCTCAAGCAACAGCAGAATTAA